The nucleotide sequence CCTTATCCAGGTGCAACCCCTTATAGCGCCGAAATAGCGCCGATTTTATGAGCTTCAATATTACCCTTGTAATTAGAATTATTAATAGAATTATAACCAGGGTGTATACTTTTATTTTATAATCCCCAATACTGATCAGATTAAAGTCCAATAACTTACTTAGCGTATCCATTTCATTTTTTTAGGGCCACCGGATGCCTTGCCAAGAAGTTCAGCTTGTGCAGGGGGAGGGTAGGAGCGTTGGTTTTATTATACTGAAATATAGTGAAATCCCTTGAACTATCCTCAGGAAAATGAGCATTAGAGCGGAAAATGAACATCGCTTCCTTAGGTGGGTTCAGGACCAATTAAAAAGGGACAATGTTCTTATTATCCTTATTTTTTTTGGAAGGAATTAGGTTTTAGAAAAGTACTTATACCAATTCTTTAGTTCTTAAGTGGCATGGTCAAATTAGGGACAATGGTTTTCATGGCCTCCTCTGTGTCAATATAGGCCAGTAAATCCCTAAGGGAAACCACCTTAAAATCGTGATCTGATAAATACTGCAGATATTCTTTGAATAAGTTTGGCGGTGTATTTACCCATGGATGTTCCACATCCGGTACGCCGTGCAGGGTAAGCACTGTGATCTTGCCGTTTTTGGCTTCGCCCATAGCGGCTTTAATTTCACTTTTATTACCCGCATTGGTCGCCCAACTAGGGATTAAAAATGGATGGTCTGTTAAAGGGTCGTATGCCCTGCTGCCCCCGGCCCTGGCAAAACGGTAACTTTTTTCTTCCAAAAACTTAAGTACATCGGCATTTAGTCCGTAACCGGGATAGGCAAAGTTTTGTGGCGGGGTTATCCCCAGGGAATCACATTTATTTTCTATATATTCCAACTCTGCATTAAATTGTGATTGGGAGAGCTTGCTAACATTGGCATGGGTATGGGTATGATTGGCCACTTCAAAGCCCATTTTGTCCAATGCTTTTATCTGTCGCCAATTCATATACAGGGTGCTGTCCTTATAATTTGGAGGAAACTCGCATACAAAAAATGTAGCTCCAAAACCGTATTCCTTCAAAAGAGGGGCCACCACCGCATACTGACTCGCCGGGGCATCATCAAAAGTGAGCACCAGCAATTTATCGGGTATTTCCTTTTTCAATATTTGTGCATGGCCAAATAAAAAAAGATTAAGGGCAAATAGGACAAGGATGTTTTTTATCATGAAAAATTAGGTCTTGGTTAAATTTAGGAAATTTTGTTCAGTATCTATACCTACTCAATTATACCAGACAGCATATCGCTCCCTCCTTAATTCCAAGGCCAAGCCTTCCTCTATTTCCAAAGCTTCCGCTCTGGTCAGAACAGGATCTATATGATTGTATAGGCTAGGCCTTAGATAAAGCCCGTATTTCTCCACAATGTTGGACGATAATTTATGCCCCTTCTTGTTTCTATATCCGGTCTTGTGCTGTTCAAATCGCTCCTTGGGGGTTTTGGAGGTCATACCCACATAAAGGCATTCCAATACTCCGTTAAATTGGGGATTGGCAGCCCTAAACTTCGCATTCTCTGTAAATACACGTTTGGATAATTCCACAACATAGACTCGGTAAAGGGTTTTGGACATGGTAGAATATTGATATTTGGACGTAAACTAAGTAAAATTCAAATTAATTTAAAGGCAAATTTTCCATATTGCCCTCTAATTACCAATTTTTTTACGAATTTTAAGGAGTATAAAGTGCAAATCAAATCTATTGCAAATCCAAAAAATCAATCTTAATAATGAAAAAAGAATCAAACAAACCCTTACCAATCACACGAAGATCTTTTATTAGTAAAACAGGCGTTGCCGCTGCCGGAATTACCATTCTCCCGAGTAATGTTATTTCGGGATTAGGGCATAAAGCGCCCAGTGATAAACTGAATATAGTTGGGGTAGGAGTAGGAAGCATGGGGTTTGGCAACCTTAGAAATTTACAGGGCGAAAATATTGTTGGATTGTGTGATGTGGATTGGAAATATGCAAAGAATTGTTTTGATCACTTTCCTAAAGCGAAGAAATACAAGGATTTTAGAGTGATGTATGATGAGATGGGCAACGACTTTGATGCTGTTCTGGTAGCTACGGCCGATCATACCCATGCTATTGTGGCTGCCGATGCCATGGTCCGTGGAAAACACGTTTATGTGCAAAAACCGCTTACCCATTCCGTTTATGAATCCAGATTACTGACCAAATTGGCCAAGCAGCATAATGTGGCCACCCAGATGGGGAACCAAGGGGCATCTGGAGAGGGAGTGGCCAAAACCTGCGAATTAATTTGGAGTGGTGCCATAGGGGATATCACCAAGGTGGAATCCTTTACGGATAGGCCCATTTGGCCA is from Arenibacter algicola and encodes:
- a CDS encoding polysaccharide deacetylase family protein; translated protein: MIKNILVLFALNLFLFGHAQILKKEIPDKLLVLTFDDAPASQYAVVAPLLKEYGFGATFFVCEFPPNYKDSTLYMNWRQIKALDKMGFEVANHTHTHANVSKLSQSQFNAELEYIENKCDSLGITPPQNFAYPGYGLNADVLKFLEEKSYRFARAGGSRAYDPLTDHPFLIPSWATNAGNKSEIKAAMGEAKNGKITVLTLHGVPDVEHPWVNTPPNLFKEYLQYLSDHDFKVVSLRDLLAYIDTEEAMKTIVPNLTMPLKN
- a CDS encoding ribose-5-phosphate isomerase; translated protein: MSKTLYRVYVVELSKRVFTENAKFRAANPQFNGVLECLYVGMTSKTPKERFEQHKTGYRNKKGHKLSSNIVEKYGLYLRPSLYNHIDPVLTRAEALEIEEGLALELRRERYAVWYN